Genomic segment of Microcebus murinus isolate Inina chromosome 14, M.murinus_Inina_mat1.0, whole genome shotgun sequence:
TGCCTCACCCCACCCAGCTGCGTCTCGGAAGGGCACTGCGTCGGATTCTTCTCCGTCCCAATTTACGTAATGTTTTTCTCTCCATGAGAGCACTGTACTGTGTTTCTACAAAATATGAATGTTTTTCTGAAATCGGCCAAAATCTTCGTCATCCAGATGTTGATAAACAGCGCGTGCAATGGCCCGCTTGTTGCTGCCGTCCTCCCAAAGGCAGCTTTGTCTTGGGCCTGCTGACATCAGTGCCCAGTGCCCACAGATGACACAGGGCTCTGGGAGGCTGCGTTCAGTCCCTTGCAGCACCTGTCGGCTTGGCTGGTGTTGGCATGAAGGGCAGTGGTGACATCCCTTGAGCAAGAGGACCCTGACCTAAGAGGCCTAGATGTCCCTCTTGTTCCAACAGCACCCCAGAAGAAGAGGGGCTTAGTGCTGTGAGTCTGGGCACTCTGCTTCATCCACAGAAACCCAGGAGTTGTTCGGCAGCCTCCTGGAGTGGTGGAAAGAGGTCGTCACCAGAAGGCCCAGGTCCTGGTGACAGCTAACAAGTGTGAACTTGGGCAACCCATTCAAATCCTTGAGCCTTGGATGATTCTCTCTGACATGTGGGCGCAGGATTGCCAAGAGACAGACGGGAGCAGAGTCCCCACTGCGGCGTGGGGCTGATGGGGCCAACAGAATCGAGGGACGTATTCTTTGGGACAGGCTCCAGGGGAAATTAGGCATTGCAGGTGCTTAAAACACTTGGTTCACAGGATTTTCTCATTTGCTAACCCGTCTGAATCCCAATCCACCAGTGAGTCAGCTAAAATAGGCATTTCATCAATCTGGCCTATGTTGGGACCATCGTTCAGGTTGGCTGTAAGTCACAAGGACAGAGCCATTTGGGAGTCCTGCCTTACAAGGGCTCTAACTGTTCTCATCTGTCCATGAGCTAATTGCTGATGCGTCTCTGggtcttgatttccttttctgtaaaatgagggtttTGAGGTAGATGATCTTTGAGGTAATCCAGGTGTGAAATACTATGATTCTTTTGTCCTTCCTGAGATTCCTATTGTCggataatatttaattttaaaactcagcaAACACATTGCTTCTGTAACAACAGAACTTGGTCCTGGGAGGCAGTGGGAGGAGGAGCTGTAGAGTGGGGTGAACCTTGGGGTCGGGGGCTGGGGCTAAAGGAGAGCTAGTGGGGGGGCATTAATCAGGGGTGACTGGGCCCAAGGGCTGAGGGGCCAGAAAGTGGAAACAAGACCACCTCAGCACGGGGAGAGAGAAGGGTCAGCCCACACCCCGCCCACTGCTCCCGTCTAGGCGGGCAAGGGACTTGGCAAGGAGCGGCCTGGAAAGACTGGCATGACAAGGCCAAACTGTGGTGatgggatggggacagggaggagaaaggagccaCCCGGGTGCTGGGCAGGCCTGGCCCAGATAAGTGGGCATATGGGCAGGCTATCCGGTGCCCCACTGAGCCCGCGATCTTCACATATTGACTCCGTATTTGGGGGGAGGCGAGACTGGCTGCTGAGTGAGGGGAGAGCTGAGAAGGGTCAGCTCCGGCCTAGAGCTCCTGCCTCGGACTCAGCAGGGGCCTCGTCTCCTTGGGTTCACTCTCCTAGGAAGGTGATCGAGGGGTTAGGAGTTCTAGTTAGACCATGCCCCTTGCGGGTCTTACCTTCTGCTCCAAGCAAAAAGTACAAAGTATTTGTATTGTACAAAAAGTACAAAGTATTCACATAGCTCTCTCCCTGAAAGGAGTtctgggggagaaaaaaataattttcagtgctTTGCTGAATTTCTAGTAATGGTTTTGCTGCCCTCGTGGACCAGGGCCCTCAGGAAATAGCCTGGCTGGCTGGCCCCTCAGCGGgccaaggggagaggaggaggactGACTTGATGCTGAGGGGGTACTCAGGACCTCAGGCTCCtttgctcccctccctcctctgggaccAAGACTGGGGACGAAGACTGGGGCTGGTTGAGCCTCTGGGATCAAGGACTCTCCTGGGATCCCCAGGACTGGtgagtttgggggagggggagggagcttgcacatttccttctctcttgcaGAGCTTTTCACTGAACTTCACGCTGCCAGGGAACACGGTAAGTATAGCCGCCCCCGCTCACCAGGTGAGTCCCTGACCGTGCAGAATTCACAGGGGGCCTCCAGGACTCCGTCACATAAGCCTGTCGCATGGAGATCAGTTACACCGTCTTTCAAAGGCACTTAGGAACAGTTGAGGGGTGCTAAGAGAaattttttccaattataaaacttataggaaaaggaaaaaagaagaaaaatacgaAACTCTAAATTCCCATCAGCAGAAAACACTGGTGTAACCCATTTCTGTCCTGTTTGACTTTGCATAAATTTTGACTTTTGTTGTCTTTGTACTATTGTGTTCTTACTCTGCATACAATTTTATATCATAAGTGTTTTCCACCAGTCTTTATAACCATAATTGAGGATGGTTGCATATATTTCTTCAAGTGAATTATTGCTTTAATTATAATTAGGAATACTTTTGTGATAAAtgccattatattaatagataatccTTGTCTGCATTTAAGACTATTTCCTTAGTATATACTCTAGAAGTGAAATTGTTGGGACAGCAAGAATGAACATTTTAAGGCTCTTGATCATGGCATGGCATTTAGTtgcaaataaaattagagattttCAGCTGCTGATGGTGTACAGTTTAAACCCACAGTTCATCTTCCATTTCCGTTCTAATATTGTGTAGAGAAAAGCACTAACAGCAGGGTTGTTTTCTAAGCAGTAGTGCTGTTGTGGCTGAGCAAGGTATTTTCCTAGCCCAGTTTTTTAGTGGGTTTGGCTGTGCcaaatttttctgaaaagttgcatggttattaaaagaaaataacaccaCTGGGAAGTAGGGGAGTAGGGGATACCTGGATCAGAGCCGCTCTGTAAGGAGTTTGGAACGGAGCCACCTATGCAAGTCAGTCCCTGCTGGGCTGTACTGAACTGTCAAGGGAAACACTGGGTTGGATGCCGTACCAGGGCGTGGAGGCAGGGCAGCTCGGTGGTTAAGAGCATCCATCCTGGAGCCATATGGATTGGGGTCTGCCACCtagggctgtgtgaccttgcacatGATACTTCACTACTCTAGGCCTCactcttctcatctgtaaaatggagatcgTTGCAGTCCTGCTTCACTTTCTCTTCAACAATTATTCTTATGACCAACTTAGCTCAAAAGTGAGAACACGTAAAATCACAGAGACTTTCACAAGgtgttgagaaaaataaatgagtcatTATGGGAAAAGTGCTTGAACAGCCTGGCATATACCAAATGCTCCACAGTGTTAGCTGGTACAACTGGTAGGTGTTCATGAAGGtaggagagacagggagggggagaagggagaggggaaaaaagagacagagagacagagagagagagacagagagagagagagagacagacagagagagagagagagaaagagagaggggaagcaAATAGGCAGAGAAGAGCATAGGCGGAAGGCCAAGGCCACGCTGCCCTGGAGACACAGGGAGAGGCCGGTGGCTTTGGTCCTGACAAATTCCCCATCCCTAGCTCTGGTCCCTGGAGAAGCCAGCTTCCCACCTGCCCTGAGGCTCCATAGGGCACCCCTACATCCTTAGAGTTAATCCTCCCCCCCTTTGGTCAAAACCACCCTAAGCAGATTTCTGTAATCTGGAGACAGAATGGAAAACCCACAGTGTGAATAATAAGGACATCACTTGAATTTCTCAATTCTTTCTCCTTGTAGCCAAATTCTATTCCAATTCATAGCTGGGGAGCAATCAAGTAAGGTTCTACTTGGCAGTTGTTGTTGTTAACGGAAAGTTTAGTGAAGGGGTAAACTTCAGGCTCTATAGCCTAACCTTTGACAGGCTGTCTTGTATAATGCTACTCTAGTATAATCTCGTTCTTTTGCAATGCATGTTCTTTTTCCACGCAGACTTCCTCTCCTGTTGTCACGGGTGGGAAAGAAGTGGTAAGTGTGTCACTTAActtactgagcctcagtttggTCATTTATAAAAGGAGGATAAAAATGCTCTGTCCATCTCGTGCATTTGCCGTGAGGATTAAAGTTTGATAGGTGAACTGTAGCCGAGCTGAGCCAGAGCCTGGCTCAACAGCTATTCTTGTGACCACTTTAGCTCGAAAGTGAGAACGTACAAAATCACGGAGGCTTTCGCAAAGTGTTGAGCCAGACACGAAGGAGTACATACCTTATGTGCATCTATATGATGTTGAAAAACAGACAGAATGAATTCACAGTGGTAGATTTCAGGATAGCGGTCACGCACGGAGACTGAGGGTATCCGAGGGGCTTCTGGGCTGCTGTAATGTTCCGAATCTAGATCTGGGTGTGGGTCACATGGGTGTGTTCCCCACAGGGAAAGTCATCAACCTCTATGTTTATGATTCATATACTTTTTTCAGCCTTCAATTCTCCTTGTGAAGGAGAAACCAGAATTATGTGAGTTACACATTTATAGGAATTGTGCAGattgttttcaatatttctagaTAATCTGCAAATCTGAAAATGGCTATTTCCACTCAGATCAAAGCAAAATGGGAATTTGAAACTCAATTGGTTAATGTATGCAGTgtaagtaaacttttaaaaattcacaccAACATGGTATGGTATATAATAAAAGCTTTTACTGTTTGCAATCTGATGGGTGAAACTGGTATCTAACTGTTGGTCTGAACCGTATCTCAGATTTTCCTGTGTTGAGGAGGCATTTGTGTTTCTGTCCCTAACAATGCCTGTTCACATCCTTGGCCCATTTCCCCCCTGGATTATTGCCTTTCCAATTGATTTGAACTGTATCAATTAAGGCCCATGAAAACACGTCATTTCCCATGTATGTTacaaacattttttcacattatttcattACCCTTTTGATATTGTATATGACATTTATGGTCCATGCCAGATGGCTTCAATAGATTCAAATCTattgaatttttcctttattcttgaaGCATCAGGGCTTCCCCTGACTCTGCTTTTCTCTCGGTGCCAGGACTGTGGGCCATCTCTCGGGTTGGCGGCAGGCATCCCGTCCATCGTGGCCACAGCCCTGCTGGTGGCTTTGCTGTTTACTTGGATCCAGCGAAGAAGAAGTAGCATTGAGTCCATGGAGGTGATTGCCAACTTCTTTGGGTCTGGATCTGGAAGCAGGGATCAGTATTTCAGTGAACTGACTTTGAGGCTAAGGGTGTAAGAATTCAGAGCCCATGTCTATTTCCTGAGGACAAGATGGTAGAAGTTTCTGGGCTTTAATTTCCATCTCAAACATGACATTAAGCACCAGGCAGATTTGGCATAAACCCTCAGGTCAGTTGAGGAAATCCTGGCAATAAGGATGGTATTTGGCCTGGCAAAAAGGAGCAGCAGAGAGGGATGTTTCTTTTGCCATAGCAAACAGTCTGTACAATGGGTGTGTTTTCTAAAGTTGAGAAACAAAGGGGCACAAGTTTCACAAAGGGAGGATGGAGATCATGTTAGGAAAGATGGGAGATGAAAAGGTGCTGAGGTGCCTGGGGTCAGGGTATGATATGTTGAGAAGTATGTGGCTCTATTTGTCTTTGCCCTTTGCCCACATCTGAACATGCATAATTCACAAGGGAATGTACATCCATCGCACCCTCAGCCCCCACCAAATGCCACATTGCTCTGGGGACCGTGCTCAGAATTCAAAGGCCACCAAGACCAATGTCCAACAAGGTTCCATGGTTGTGATACAACTGTGTCATGTGGACTCTGGGTTCCAATTCCATTCTCTATTTGTGAACATTCATAGTTGTTCTCACGGTGGTAGGCATtagtgaagaaacagaaaatcaaggttctaatcctgactctgccactttatgatttattaatatatgatccTGGACAAGTGACTTAACATTTTCTATGCCTCGGTTAGTTCAGCTCCAAAACAGAAGTCATAAAAACCGCCCTCCCTATTTTAAGAGGTCGGCAGCATCGTTGATGGAATGAGACCAGGAATGATGAACATCTTTACATCTTCACATCACATGTAAAGATACGTTGACAagttataaactttaaaaacattaagcaGTATTGTGGTGGGTGgtggtattatttatttaagtaCTAGTTTCTCAACTTTTAGTGCACTTTAAAATTATctaggagttaaaaaaaataccaatcaccacaatcaattaaatcagaatttctggacAACAGAGCTGTGGcattgatccttttttttttttttttttggagaaaactgtttattatgaataatttaaaatatatactaaaatagagagaatagtataatgaacccaATTATTAATATCAACTCATGACCAATCTTCTCTAATTTCTACTCTCACCTTGGATTATTTTTGAAGTAACTCACAATGAcatttcttggttttgttttggggttttttatggGGAAGGGGGGAGTTATTAgctgtttgtgtgtttattttgttttgtgtgttctAATGTGCACTCATGTTTAAGAATCACTGATTTTATCATGGTTATAGTGAAACGCTGTAACcctttacttcttttcctttctttttttaaaaaacaatttaggaAAGTGAAAGACCATGTGAAATTTCAGAAATCGATGAAAGTCCCAAGATATCTGAGGTAAGAACTCTTGGTTATAATCTCTATGGATCATCCACACAGTAAACAAGCTAAGAGTTTTAAAGCCTTTCATGCGTAAAAGAAATACAGTGTGAGCACACATGGGAAGGAGATGATCAAGTGAAGTGAAAGCTCAAAAGAGATTCTCAGTGTGTTTTTATTGGCTGAACAGAAATTGAGGTtgatttaatattagaaaatcaattggatataatttatttcactgaaaaattaaaagagaaaaatcatatgaccACTTCAATAGGAGAAGAgagttaaaaaatgttaatagtcaTTTGTGGTATGAACTCTTAGCAAAcgaaaaatagaatagaaacttCCTTAACTTGAAAGAtatcttttggaaaaaattatagcaaatatCTTACCAAAGGATAAAATGCTGAAACCATTCTCTTAAAGATCAGAAATAATACAAGGAAGTTAACTAATATCACTCTATTCAGTATTTATACTTTAGGTCTTAGTCAATGTATcaggataagaaaaagaaatagaaagcattaAGATTAAAAacgaagaaaaaaaattgtcattatttgcagatgatatgttTGTCTACATAGCAAAGCCAAATAACCTACAggtaaattattagaattaacaAGATATTTTAACAAGTTTActggatacaaaaatcaatatacaaaagtaatttaCATTCCTCATCAATAATaactagaaaaagtaattttaaaatttaccactttataGTGGTAATAAAGATATGTAGAATCTTGAGAAgtcaatttaataaaatatgtaatatctttatggaaaataataaatctttagtaaaataaattaaattaaataaaaaataaattaaataatttaaaaaataaattaaataattaaaaaataaattaaataatattaaaatattaaattatataccATGCTCCCTGGTAGGAAGACTCAATAACATAAAGATGTCCAACAACCACAAACTGAcctatataataaatgtatttccaATATAAATcccaatagattttttttcataaaacttaataaagtatttctaaaatcTATATGGAATAAggtggaaaaatatttgaaaagaaacaatgaacagaCAGAATAGAATACAAAGCCAGATGGTAGAATATAGCCAGATGGTAGAATACAGCcagatggtagatttaaacccaaccatatcaataatcatattaaatgtaaaaGGTCTAAACATCCCAATTAAAAAGCAGAGACATTAAGATTGGTGATATAAGCACGATCCAATTATATGATGCCTACAAAaacccattttaaatataaagacatgaatagattaaaattaaaggatgggaaaagaaataCCTACCATGTTAACATTAAACAAAAGAGAGATGAATAGCCTGAAAACTCTACCAAGGCAGTAAGCTCAGGCAATTGTAGGCCGCTcctcctttgttttctgtttttcaatgaTCATTGTCCTTCCCTGCCTGTTGTCTAGTGTCTTGAAAACtgttatttcaaacatttttgtctGAGCTTTGGTTGTTTCAGGTGGGTGGGCAAATGTGGTTGCTATTACTTCATCTTGGCCAAAAGCAGAAGTCtcagctgtatttttaaaaaacctatttgtTTTCTCAAGAATCCTAGGAGATCACCAACACATGAGAAGAACACAATGGGAGCACAAGAAGCCCACATATATGTGAAGACAGTAGCAGGAAGAGAGGAGCCCATGCATGACCCTTACCGTCCTACTgtggaaatggagagaaggaGGGGACTGTGGTGGCTTGTGCCCA
This window contains:
- the OPALIN gene encoding opalin isoform X2, producing MSFSLNFTLPGNTTSSPVVTGGKEVDCGPSLGLAAGIPSIVATALLVALLFTWIQRRRSSIESMEESERPCEISEIDESPKISENPRRSPTHEKNTMGAQEAHIYVKTVAGREEPMHDPYRPTVEMERRRGLWWLVPRLSLE
- the OPALIN gene encoding opalin isoform X1 encodes the protein MSFSLNFTLPGNTVSIAAPAHQTSSPVVTGGKEVDCGPSLGLAAGIPSIVATALLVALLFTWIQRRRSSIESMEESERPCEISEIDESPKISENPRRSPTHEKNTMGAQEAHIYVKTVAGREEPMHDPYRPTVEMERRRGLWWLVPRLSLE